The Porites lutea chromosome 4, jaPorLute2.1, whole genome shotgun sequence genome contains a region encoding:
- the LOC140933074 gene encoding uncharacterized protein — MASGDSKFEDLSEADIDSLIDDAVPKNTKKATAWGISVLKDWLSKKYPSEVLESLSPEVLSERLKKFYQELRKSPTEHYSASAHLSIRAAIDRHLNTLPEFSGISIVRDPLFKIANKSLSAKLKQLKAQGFKEVS, encoded by the exons ATGGCTTCGGGCGACTCAAAGTTTGAAGATTTGTCCGAAGCAGACATCGATTCCCTCATTGATGATGCAGTTCCTAAAAACACCAAGAAAGCAACTGCTTGGGGAATATCTGTTTTGAAAG actggttatccaaaaaatacccaagtgaggTTTTGGAAAGTCTTTCACCAGAAGTTCTCTCTGAGAGGTTAAAGAAATTCTATCAAGAATTAAGGAAATCGCCGACAGAGCATTACAGTGCTTCAGCGCACTTGTCCATCAGAGCGGCCATTGATCGCCACTTGAACACACTGCCAGAGTTTAGCGGCATTTCTATCGTACGAGATCCgctatttaaaattgcaaataaatcccTGAGTGCTAAACTAAAACAGCTTAAAGCTCAAGGCTTTAAAGAAGTAAGTTGA